One window from the genome of Thermus sediminis encodes:
- the hisB gene encoding imidazoleglycerol-phosphate dehydratase HisB: MREALVERATMETWARVRLGLDGPVGGQVATGLPFLDHMLLQLQRHGRLLLEVEAKGDLEVDVHHLVEDVGIALGLALKEALGEGRGLERYAEAFAPMDETLVLCVLDLSGRPHLEYRPEEWPVVGEAGGVNHYHLREFLRGFVNHGRLTLHLRLLSGREAHHVVEASFKALARALHRATRITGEGLPSTKGVL; this comes from the coding sequence ATGCGTGAGGCCTTGGTGGAGAGGGCCACGATGGAGACCTGGGCGAGGGTGCGCCTGGGCCTGGACGGCCCCGTGGGGGGGCAGGTGGCCACGGGGCTTCCCTTCCTGGACCACATGCTCCTCCAGCTCCAGCGGCACGGGCGCCTCCTCCTGGAGGTGGAGGCCAAGGGGGACCTCGAGGTGGACGTGCACCACTTGGTGGAGGACGTGGGCATCGCCCTGGGCCTGGCCCTAAAGGAGGCCCTGGGGGAGGGGAGGGGCCTGGAGCGCTACGCCGAGGCCTTCGCCCCCATGGACGAGACCCTGGTCCTCTGCGTCTTGGACCTCTCGGGGAGGCCCCACCTGGAGTACCGCCCAGAGGAGTGGCCCGTGGTGGGGGAGGCGGGCGGGGTGAACCACTACCACCTGCGGGAGTTCCTTAGGGGTTTCGTAAACCATGGAAGGCTCACCCTGCATCTGAGGCTCCTCTCGGGGCGGGAGGCCCACCACGTGGTGGAGGCTAGCTTCAAGGCCCTGGCCCGGGCCCTCCACCGGGCCACCCGGATCACCGGGGAGGGGCTTCCCAGCACCAAGGGCGTGCTATGA
- a CDS encoding pyridoxal phosphate-dependent aminotransferase, translating to MRAFKAHLRGLSPYPYARVEAPIKLDQNESPFDLPHALKEEALRRMARLPWNRYPEIHAEGLRRRLAALWDWPEEGVVLSPGSNLLILALAVAAERVLDLSPSFPHYAHAARVAGTPYRAVPLGEGFALDLEGLLSAFTGGVFFLPNPHAPTGVLFPREALWALAERAREAGGLLVVDEAYREFSGTDFSPLGRENPHVALLRTFSKAFSLGGIRAGYLLASPEVAGAVREVLPPFAFPAHTGAILEVVLENPGYAEEVAAYVRLERDRVYGRLSQHPLWRPYPSRTNFLLVRTPDAEGAHAHLLRQGILVRRQDRYPGLEGCIRVTIGLGEEMEAFLRAAFAMAYA from the coding sequence ATGCGGGCCTTCAAGGCGCACCTCCGGGGTCTTTCCCCTTACCCCTATGCTAGGGTGGAGGCCCCCATCAAGCTGGACCAGAACGAGAGCCCCTTTGACCTGCCCCATGCCCTTAAGGAGGAGGCCCTGAGGCGTATGGCCCGCCTTCCCTGGAACCGCTACCCGGAGATCCATGCCGAAGGCCTGAGAAGGCGGCTAGCTGCCCTTTGGGACTGGCCGGAGGAGGGGGTGGTCCTCTCCCCAGGGTCCAACCTCCTCATCCTGGCCCTGGCGGTAGCGGCAGAAAGGGTCTTGGACCTAAGCCCCTCCTTCCCCCACTACGCCCACGCCGCCAGGGTGGCGGGGACCCCTTACCGGGCCGTGCCCTTGGGGGAGGGCTTCGCCTTGGACCTGGAAGGCCTCCTCTCCGCCTTCACCGGGGGGGTCTTCTTCCTCCCCAACCCCCACGCCCCCACGGGGGTCCTCTTCCCGAGGGAGGCCCTTTGGGCCCTGGCGGAAAGGGCCCGGGAGGCGGGGGGGCTCTTGGTGGTGGACGAGGCCTACCGGGAGTTCTCCGGGACGGACTTTTCCCCTTTGGGGCGGGAAAACCCCCACGTGGCCCTCCTGCGCACCTTCTCCAAGGCCTTCTCCCTGGGGGGCATCCGGGCGGGGTACCTCCTGGCGAGCCCGGAGGTGGCGGGGGCAGTGCGGGAGGTGCTTCCCCCCTTCGCCTTCCCCGCCCACACCGGGGCCATTTTGGAGGTGGTCCTGGAGAACCCGGGCTATGCGGAGGAGGTGGCGGCCTACGTGCGCTTGGAGCGGGATAGGGTCTACGGGAGGCTTAGCCAGCACCCCCTCTGGCGCCCCTACCCCAGCCGCACCAACTTCCTCCTGGTGCGCACCCCGGATGCCGAGGGGGCCCACGCCCACCTCCTCCGCCAGGGCATCCTGGTAAGGCGGCAGGACCGCTACCCGGGCCTAGAAGGGTGCATCCGGGTGACCATTGGCCTAGGGGAGGAGATGGAGGCCTTTTTAAGAGCGGCCTTTGCGATGGCCTATGCGTGA
- a CDS encoding phenylacetate--CoA ligase family protein yields MERLSRLRAVLKAAKDHPVYREKFKDLDAEKVTLEDLEDLPLTTREEWVAFLKENPRPPEGASLMHLTPSPLLGWMPEYLSQEDLRYQAEALAEHYRRLGLVGKKVLVAFSYHVLAGGWLFHQALWRAGNLVFPHGPGEASRIAELAQAYGFDVLVTNPSFALKVGQAGGRFPLLLAGGEPFTSVPGFRERVEAALGGVALDAYGTSELGIVAGERLEKDGLWEVPEMAVLEVLDPETLRPVADGEKGELVVTALSRTLMPMVRFRTGDLAIALRREGLTVLPRGVFGRTDAMVKVKGVKLYPTELAPILAGFGLDPKGFQVVVERKLEGTDKLILRLKAEKVPPDLLEAIGKATGLKVDEVELAGELEGGLVQDRRF; encoded by the coding sequence ATGGAAAGGCTTTCCCGGCTGAGGGCGGTGCTCAAAGCGGCCAAGGACCACCCGGTCTACCGGGAGAAGTTCAAGGACCTGGACGCCGAGAAGGTGACCCTGGAGGACCTCGAGGACCTCCCCCTCACCACCAGGGAGGAGTGGGTGGCCTTCCTCAAGGAAAACCCCAGGCCCCCAGAAGGGGCGAGCCTCATGCACCTCACCCCAAGCCCCCTCCTGGGCTGGATGCCCGAGTACCTGTCCCAAGAGGACCTCCGCTACCAGGCCGAGGCCCTGGCGGAGCACTACCGCCGTCTGGGCCTCGTGGGCAAGAAGGTCCTGGTGGCCTTCAGCTACCACGTCCTCGCCGGGGGATGGCTCTTCCACCAGGCCCTCTGGCGGGCGGGGAACCTGGTCTTTCCCCACGGGCCCGGGGAGGCCTCCCGCATCGCCGAGCTCGCCCAGGCCTACGGGTTTGACGTCCTGGTCACCAACCCCTCCTTCGCCCTCAAGGTGGGGCAGGCGGGGGGGCGCTTCCCCCTCCTCCTCGCCGGGGGGGAGCCCTTCACCTCGGTGCCGGGCTTCCGGGAGCGGGTGGAGGCCGCCTTGGGCGGGGTGGCCCTGGACGCCTACGGGACCAGCGAGCTCGGCATCGTGGCCGGGGAGCGGCTGGAGAAGGACGGGCTTTGGGAGGTCCCGGAGATGGCGGTCCTCGAGGTCCTAGACCCCGAGACCCTAAGGCCCGTGGCCGATGGGGAGAAGGGGGAGCTGGTGGTCACCGCCCTAAGCCGCACCCTGATGCCCATGGTGCGCTTCCGCACCGGGGACCTGGCCATCGCCCTTAGGCGGGAAGGCCTCACCGTCCTGCCCCGGGGGGTGTTCGGCCGCACGGACGCCATGGTCAAGGTCAAGGGGGTGAAGCTCTACCCCACGGAGCTCGCCCCCATCCTGGCGGGCTTCGGCCTGGACCCCAAGGGCTTCCAGGTGGTGGTGGAGCGCAAGCTGGAGGGGACCGATAAGCTCATCCTCCGCCTCAAGGCGGAGAAGGTGCCCCCGGACCTTCTGGAGGCCATCGGCAAGGCCACCGGCCTCAAGGTGGACGAGGTGGAGCTGGCGGGGGAACTCGAGGGCGGCCTGGTCCAGGACCGGCGGTTCTAA
- the lysN gene encoding 2-aminoadipate transaminase: MKTLEWDTLFGQGAERIQASTIRELLKLTQRPGVISFAGGLPAPELFPKEEAALKAAGILREKGEVALQYGPTEGYLPLRAFVAEWLGVGVEEVLITTGSQQALDLMGKVFLDEGAPVLLEAPSYLGAIQAFRAYGPRFLTVPAGEEGPDLEALAEVFRERPRFLYLIPSFQNPSGGLMPLPARERLLEMVMEKGLLVVEDDAYRELYFGEGRLPSLFELSREAGYPGVIYLSSFSKILAPGLRVAFAVAHPEVLLKLTQAKQGVDLHTPALNQMLVHELLKEGFQERLERVRQVYREKARAMLEALEKEMPKEVAFTRPQGGMFVWMRLPKGLSAEALLWKALEENVAFVPGGPFFALGGGENTLRLSYATMDGERIAEGVRRLGKALRGLLTPA; the protein is encoded by the coding sequence GTGAAAACCCTAGAGTGGGATACCCTATTTGGCCAAGGCGCCGAGCGGATCCAGGCCTCCACCATCCGGGAGCTCCTCAAGCTCACCCAACGCCCCGGGGTCATCAGCTTCGCCGGGGGGCTCCCCGCCCCCGAGCTCTTCCCCAAGGAGGAGGCGGCCCTAAAGGCGGCGGGGATCCTCAGGGAGAAGGGCGAGGTGGCCCTGCAGTACGGCCCCACGGAGGGCTACCTCCCCTTGAGGGCCTTCGTGGCGGAGTGGCTTGGGGTAGGGGTGGAGGAGGTCCTCATCACCACGGGAAGCCAGCAGGCCTTGGACCTCATGGGCAAGGTCTTTCTGGACGAAGGGGCCCCGGTCCTCCTCGAGGCCCCCAGCTACCTGGGGGCCATCCAGGCCTTCCGGGCCTACGGCCCCCGCTTCCTCACCGTGCCCGCGGGGGAGGAGGGGCCAGACCTAGAGGCCTTGGCGGAGGTCTTCAGGGAGCGCCCCCGCTTCCTCTACCTCATCCCCTCCTTCCAGAACCCCTCGGGGGGCCTGATGCCCCTTCCCGCTCGGGAGAGGCTTCTGGAGATGGTGATGGAGAAGGGCCTCCTCGTGGTGGAGGACGACGCCTACCGGGAGCTCTACTTTGGGGAAGGCCGCCTTCCGAGCCTCTTTGAGCTCTCCCGGGAGGCGGGCTACCCTGGGGTGATCTACCTCTCTAGCTTCTCCAAGATCCTGGCCCCAGGCCTCCGGGTGGCCTTCGCCGTGGCCCACCCCGAGGTCCTCCTCAAGCTCACCCAGGCCAAGCAGGGGGTGGACCTCCACACCCCGGCCCTCAACCAGATGCTGGTCCACGAGCTCCTGAAGGAGGGCTTCCAGGAGCGGCTTGAGCGGGTCCGGCAGGTCTACCGGGAAAAGGCCAGGGCCATGCTGGAGGCTCTGGAGAAGGAGATGCCCAAGGAGGTGGCCTTCACTAGACCCCAGGGAGGGATGTTCGTATGGATGAGGCTTCCCAAGGGGCTTTCCGCGGAGGCCCTGTTGTGGAAGGCCCTGGAGGAAAACGTGGCCTTCGTGCCGGGAGGGCCCTTCTTCGCCTTAGGGGGCGGGGAGAACACCTTGAGGCTCTCCTACGCCACCATGGATGGGGAGCGCATCGCCGAGGGGGTGCGCCGCCTGGGGAAGGCCCTGAGGGGCCTCCTCACCCCCGCCTAA
- a CDS encoding carbohydrate kinase family protein, with protein MRFFVLGDVSVDLLFFVERIPEPGEELPSRRALMKPGGAGGSLAAQLSSLGHRVYLAGRVGQDPFAELALSRVREVGVDLRHLQEDPERTTSSVLILVVPGGERAMVSTEGASRYLDPSLFKPRFLDQADALVLSAYALVGGPSRSYAAEALEAARKREMPIFADLGTGAVRVAGKELLKHLRGVSWLLMNQTELLALTGAPSLSEGVARLRIEGFAHLAIKVGAMGSIVVTPEGEELVDPYPVEDIVDSTGAGDAYTAAFAHAILSGKKPVEAARLANLAGALAATGLGAQGRLIRLEDLEVASG; from the coding sequence ATGCGGTTTTTCGTGTTGGGCGATGTTTCCGTGGACCTGCTCTTCTTCGTGGAGCGCATCCCCGAACCCGGGGAGGAGCTCCCCTCCCGTAGGGCCCTCATGAAGCCGGGAGGGGCTGGGGGAAGCCTGGCGGCCCAGCTTTCCAGCCTGGGCCACCGGGTCTACCTGGCGGGCCGGGTGGGCCAGGACCCCTTTGCCGAGCTAGCCCTGAGCCGGGTGCGGGAGGTGGGGGTGGACCTGCGCCATCTCCAGGAAGACCCGGAGCGCACCACGAGCTCGGTGCTCATCCTCGTGGTCCCGGGAGGAGAAAGGGCCATGGTGAGCACGGAAGGGGCAAGCCGCTATCTAGACCCCTCCCTCTTCAAGCCCCGCTTCCTGGACCAGGCAGATGCCCTCGTCCTCTCCGCCTATGCCCTGGTGGGGGGGCCTTCCCGGAGCTACGCGGCGGAGGCCCTCGAGGCCGCCAGGAAGCGGGAGATGCCCATCTTCGCCGACCTGGGCACGGGGGCGGTGCGGGTGGCGGGGAAGGAGCTCCTCAAACACCTCAGGGGGGTGAGCTGGCTCCTCATGAACCAGACCGAGCTCCTGGCCCTCACCGGGGCCCCCTCCCTCTCCGAGGGGGTGGCAAGGTTACGAATAGAGGGCTTCGCCCACCTGGCCATCAAGGTGGGGGCCATGGGCTCCATCGTGGTCACCCCGGAAGGGGAGGAGCTCGTGGACCCCTACCCGGTGGAGGACATCGTGGACTCCACCGGGGCCGGGGACGCCTACACCGCCGCCTTCGCCCACGCCATCCTCTCGGGGAAGAAGCCCGTGGAGGCAGCCCGCCTGGCCAACCTGGCGGGGGCCCTGGCGGCCACGGGCCTGGGGGCCCAGGGGAGGCTGATCCGGCTAGAGGACCTGGAAGTGGCCTCGGGCTAG
- a CDS encoding 2-phosphosulfolactate phosphatase encodes MCRVDLCLRPAPGPLFLVEVLPAGSVLTLLLAQGAKEVWVAPGPKVARLLGAELGEEALLLGEVEGFPPEGFHGRLSLVDLEGAEVREKRAILVAPLLNGSLLLEEKEVFLANLRNAKAALELARGLEGLTLRPAGAPEPLLSALVATGFFQRRLFPESPTTLASALLKAFPDPQEALFQSPEGQALHKEGRTEELARASLIGMDPVVPRLAETRFFPKEAFGLTQDRFAQRFVAWPA; translated from the coding sequence GTGTGCCGGGTTGACCTGTGCCTGAGGCCTGCCCCCGGACCCCTTTTCCTGGTGGAGGTCCTGCCCGCGGGAAGCGTCCTCACCCTCCTCCTGGCCCAGGGGGCCAAGGAGGTCTGGGTGGCCCCAGGGCCTAAGGTGGCCCGCCTCTTGGGGGCGGAGCTTGGGGAGGAGGCCCTCCTCCTGGGCGAGGTAGAGGGCTTTCCCCCAGAGGGCTTCCACGGAAGGCTCTCCCTGGTGGATCTGGAAGGGGCCGAGGTAAGGGAGAAAAGGGCCATCCTGGTGGCCCCCCTCCTGAACGGAAGCCTCCTCCTGGAGGAAAAGGAGGTGTTTCTGGCGAACCTCAGGAACGCCAAGGCCGCCCTGGAGCTGGCTCGAGGCCTCGAGGGGCTCACCCTCCGCCCCGCAGGGGCCCCAGAGCCCCTCCTTTCGGCCCTGGTGGCAACGGGCTTCTTCCAAAGGAGGCTCTTTCCCGAAAGCCCCACCACCCTGGCCTCCGCCCTCCTCAAGGCCTTCCCCGACCCCCAGGAAGCCCTCTTCCAGAGCCCAGAGGGCCAGGCCCTCCACAAGGAGGGGCGCACCGAGGAGCTGGCCCGGGCCAGCCTCATCGGGATGGACCCCGTGGTGCCCAGGCTGGCCGAGACCCGCTTCTTCCCCAAGGAGGCCTTCGGCCTCACCCAGGACCGCTTCGCCCAGAGGTTCGTGGCATGGCCCGCCTAG
- a CDS encoding WecB/TagA/CpsF family glycosyltransferase, giving the protein MARLEILGLPLDPVDMEEALLRIGGFLEEARTHQVVTLNPEMAVRAQEDEALRRAVLEADLITPDGVGILWAARRLCGVVLKERVTGVDLTLALLRRFPGLRVYLLGGKPGVAERAAREAERLGAKVVGFHHGYFREEGPVVEEIGKRAPDLLLVGMGERQEAFIRRHKPHLGARVALGVGGTLDVLAGEARRPPPWAQRLGLEWLVRVGLDPRRWRRAPRLWRFAYLVLREGR; this is encoded by the coding sequence ATGGCCCGCCTAGAGATCCTGGGCCTCCCCCTGGACCCCGTGGACATGGAGGAGGCCCTCCTTCGCATCGGAGGGTTTCTGGAAGAGGCCAGGACCCACCAGGTGGTCACGCTGAACCCCGAGATGGCGGTGCGGGCTCAGGAGGACGAGGCCCTTAGGCGGGCGGTCCTCGAGGCCGATCTCATCACCCCGGACGGGGTGGGGATCCTCTGGGCCGCCAGGCGGCTTTGCGGGGTGGTCCTAAAGGAGCGGGTCACGGGGGTGGACCTCACCCTGGCCCTCCTCCGGCGCTTCCCCGGGCTCAGGGTCTACCTCCTGGGGGGGAAGCCCGGGGTGGCGGAGCGGGCGGCTAGGGAGGCGGAGAGGCTTGGGGCGAAGGTGGTGGGCTTCCACCACGGCTACTTCCGGGAAGAGGGCCCCGTGGTGGAGGAGATCGGGAAGAGGGCCCCGGACCTCCTCCTGGTGGGCATGGGGGAGAGGCAGGAGGCCTTCATCCGCCGCCACAAGCCCCACCTGGGGGCCCGGGTGGCCTTGGGGGTGGGGGGCACCCTGGACGTGTTGGCGGGGGAGGCCAGGCGCCCGCCCCCATGGGCGCAGAGGCTGGGGCTGGAGTGGCTTGTACGGGTGGGCCTAGACCCCAGGCGTTGGCGGCGGGCCCCCAGGCTTTGGCGCTTCGCTTACCTTGTCCTCAGGGAAGGGCGCTAG
- a CDS encoding thiamine-phosphate kinase has translation MRLRDLGERALLQKLAPLGYPEGAPLPPGDDAGGVWVGEEAWLLKTDGFLYREVALLGMGPFEVGFRGVAATASDLLSKMGRPLGFTLGLFLPPDLEEAFALELVQGAAEAARRLGAPLLGGDTNAGEEVALTVSGFARSEAPLPRRALPGDLLYLAGDRWGRTGAGIRAHYQGLSLEGFPKILEAALYPLPRRELLALARLPRGGLDSSDGLAETLWQVSELGVRVDLEALPLHPDVLAFAGGEEEALELVLYGGEEFEAVLLVPPEAEEALLSRAQGAGLPLFRAGRVGEGAGVYLRGSPIPRRGYDHFRP, from the coding sequence ATGCGGCTTAGAGACCTAGGGGAGCGGGCCCTTTTGCAGAAACTGGCCCCTTTGGGCTACCCCGAGGGAGCCCCCCTCCCCCCTGGGGACGATGCCGGAGGGGTGTGGGTGGGGGAGGAGGCCTGGCTCCTCAAGACCGATGGCTTCCTCTACCGGGAGGTGGCCCTCCTGGGCATGGGGCCCTTTGAGGTGGGCTTCAGGGGGGTGGCGGCCACGGCCTCCGACCTCCTCTCCAAGATGGGCCGCCCCTTGGGCTTCACTCTGGGGCTCTTCCTCCCTCCGGACCTCGAGGAGGCCTTCGCCCTGGAGCTGGTCCAGGGGGCGGCGGAGGCCGCCAGGCGGCTTGGGGCCCCCCTGCTTGGCGGGGACACCAACGCCGGGGAGGAGGTGGCCCTCACCGTCTCTGGCTTTGCCAGAAGCGAGGCCCCCCTTCCCCGCAGGGCCCTTCCCGGGGACCTCCTCTACCTGGCTGGCGACCGCTGGGGGCGGACGGGGGCCGGCATCCGCGCCCACTACCAGGGGCTTTCCCTGGAAGGATTTCCTAAGATTCTGGAGGCCGCCCTTTACCCCCTGCCCAGGCGGGAGCTCCTGGCCCTTGCCCGCCTCCCCCGGGGGGGCCTGGACTCCTCCGACGGCCTGGCGGAAACCCTCTGGCAAGTCTCCGAGCTTGGGGTGCGGGTGGACCTCGAGGCCCTCCCCCTCCACCCCGACGTCCTGGCCTTCGCGGGGGGCGAGGAAGAGGCCCTGGAGCTGGTCCTCTACGGGGGGGAGGAGTTTGAGGCGGTCCTCCTGGTGCCCCCCGAGGCGGAGGAGGCCCTTTTGTCCAGGGCGCAAGGGGCGGGCCTACCCCTCTTCCGCGCCGGGCGGGTGGGGGAGGGGGCGGGGGTCTACCTCAGGGGTAGCCCCATCCCCCGAAGGGGCTACGACCACTTCCGGCCCTAG
- the hisH gene encoding imidazole glycerol phosphate synthase subunit HisH: MKALLIDYGSGNLRSAAKALEAAGFAVTVSLDPRASPEASLLVLPGQGHFGQVMAAFRASGFVERVLAHIERGLPFLGICVGMQILYAESEEAPGVRGLGLFPGVVRRFPRGRVPQMGWNRVRLEGPFSALSGRHFYFANSYYGPLTPHSLGTGEYEGTPFTALLAKENLLAPQFHPEKSGRAGLAFLALARGHFQVL, encoded by the coding sequence ATGAAGGCCCTCCTCATAGATTACGGCTCGGGGAACCTGCGGAGCGCCGCCAAGGCCCTCGAGGCCGCGGGCTTCGCCGTGACGGTCTCCTTGGACCCCAGGGCCAGCCCGGAGGCGAGCCTCCTGGTCCTCCCGGGCCAGGGGCACTTCGGCCAGGTCATGGCCGCCTTCCGGGCCTCGGGCTTCGTGGAAAGGGTCCTGGCGCACATAGAAAGGGGCCTCCCCTTCTTGGGCATCTGCGTGGGCATGCAGATCCTCTACGCGGAGAGCGAGGAGGCCCCTGGGGTGAGGGGCCTCGGCCTCTTCCCCGGGGTGGTGCGCCGCTTCCCCCGGGGGCGGGTGCCCCAGATGGGCTGGAACCGGGTCAGGCTGGAAGGCCCCTTTTCCGCCCTATCGGGCCGCCACTTCTACTTCGCCAACTCCTACTACGGCCCCCTGACCCCCCATTCCCTGGGGACCGGGGAGTACGAGGGCACCCCCTTCACCGCCCTCCTGGCCAAGGAAAACCTCCTCGCCCCCCAGTTCCACCCGGAGAAGAGCGGGCGGGCGGGCCTGGCCTTCCTGGCCCTAGCCCGAGGCCACTTCCAGGTCCTCTAG
- a CDS encoding deoxyguanosinetriphosphate triphosphohydrolase — MLFERERLLELEEGRLAPYAQKARDTRGRAHPEPESRYRTPYQKDRDRILHTTAFRRLEYKTQVFPNWAGDYYRTRLTHTLEVVQVARSIARALGLNEDLAEAIALSHDLGHPPFGHTGEKVLDRLMREHGGFEHNAQALRILTHLEERYPDFRGLNLTHEVLEGIATHETAYAPGFKPLYEGQGTLEAQVVDLADALAYAAHDLDDGLRSGLLAPEELSQVTLLEALAQEEGLALFPLTELGRRVLVRQLLGYLITEATEATHRRVEAAGVGSAEAVRRHPERLAGLSPEGEKALGELKAFLMERLYRHPRVLEERRKAEIVLTELFQTYARYPELLPREVQARMEAEGLRAVCDYLAGMTDRYALEAYRRLFP; from the coding sequence ATGCTCTTTGAGCGGGAAAGGCTTTTGGAACTGGAGGAAGGCCGCCTCGCCCCCTACGCCCAGAAGGCCAGGGACACCCGGGGGCGGGCCCACCCGGAGCCCGAGTCCCGCTACCGCACCCCCTACCAGAAGGACCGGGACCGGATCCTCCACACCACCGCCTTCCGCCGCCTGGAGTACAAGACCCAGGTCTTCCCCAACTGGGCGGGGGACTACTACCGCACCCGCCTCACCCACACCCTGGAGGTGGTCCAGGTGGCCCGCTCCATCGCCCGGGCCCTGGGCCTCAACGAGGACCTCGCCGAGGCCATCGCCCTCTCCCACGACCTGGGCCACCCCCCCTTCGGCCACACCGGGGAAAAGGTCCTGGACAGGCTCATGCGGGAACATGGGGGCTTTGAGCACAACGCCCAGGCCCTCAGGATCCTCACCCACCTGGAGGAGCGCTACCCGGACTTTCGCGGCCTCAACCTCACCCACGAGGTCCTAGAGGGGATCGCCACCCACGAGACCGCCTACGCTCCGGGCTTCAAGCCCCTCTACGAGGGGCAGGGGACCCTCGAGGCCCAGGTGGTGGACCTGGCGGACGCCCTCGCCTACGCCGCCCACGACCTGGACGACGGCCTCCGCTCGGGCCTCCTCGCCCCCGAGGAACTTTCCCAGGTCACCCTCCTCGAGGCCCTGGCCCAGGAGGAGGGGCTCGCCCTCTTCCCCCTCACCGAGCTGGGAAGGCGGGTCCTTGTCCGCCAGCTCCTGGGCTACCTGATCACCGAGGCCACGGAGGCCACCCATAGGAGGGTGGAGGCGGCGGGGGTGGGGAGCGCCGAGGCCGTGCGCCGCCACCCCGAGCGCCTGGCGGGCCTCTCCCCCGAGGGGGAAAAGGCCCTGGGAGAGCTCAAGGCCTTCCTCATGGAAAGGCTTTACCGCCACCCCAGGGTCTTGGAGGAGAGGCGGAAGGCGGAGATCGTCCTCACGGAGCTCTTCCAGACCTACGCCCGCTACCCGGAGCTTCTCCCTCGGGAGGTCCAGGCGCGGATGGAGGCGGAGGGGCTAAGGGCCGTCTGCGACTACCTGGCGGGGATGACGGACCGGTACGCCCTGGAGGCCTACCGCCGCCTCTTCCCCTAG